Proteins encoded together in one Lathyrus oleraceus cultivar Zhongwan6 chromosome 5, CAAS_Psat_ZW6_1.0, whole genome shotgun sequence window:
- the LOC127085509 gene encoding uncharacterized protein LOC127085509 isoform X2 — protein MELVKLVSQVVKFRRRLILLCINSVFQVGGRVKFGWKVVKGWNLVRWFVELSSVMKIWLASRKRLKYWMQLEGLLFTPVYSFRTHFAVDMKNKFGRDATASNY, from the exons ATGGAATTAGTTAAGTTGGTTAGTCAAGTTGTTAAATTCCGCCGGAGGTTGATTCTATTATGTATCAATTCTGTTTTTCAG GTTGGAGGTCGAGTGAAATTCGGTTGGAAAGTTGTTAAAGGGTGGAATTTAGTTAGATGGTTTGTTGAACTTAGCTCTGTTATGAAGATTTGGTTAGCGAGTCGAAAACGGTTGAAGTATTGGATGCAGTTAGAGGGTTTGTTGTTTACTCCTGTTTATAGTTTCAGAACGCATTTTGCCGTGGATATGAAGAACAAGTTTGGACGTGATGCAACTGCTTCTAATTATTGA
- the LOC127085509 gene encoding uncharacterized protein LOC127085509 isoform X1 — MDKNSSKKREQSPPYRCFIAIIVAINILRCSSLLIDAETKPRLVVSQVVKFRRRLILLCINSVFQVGGRVKFGWKVVKGWNLVRWFVELSSVMKIWLASRKRLKYWMQLEGLLFTPVYSFRTHFAVDMKNKFGRDATASNY, encoded by the exons ATGGACAAAAACTCGTCGAAGAAACGCGAACAAAGCCCTCCGTACAGATGTTTTATTGCTATCATCGTCGCGATCAATATCCTTCGTTGTTCATCCCTTCTGATCGATGCTGAAACCAAGCCCAG GTTGGTGGTTAGTCAAGTTGTTAAATTCCGCCGGAGGTTGATTCTATTATGTATCAATTCTGTTTTTCAGGTTGGAGGTCGAGTGAAATTCGGTTGGAAAGTTGTTAAAGGGTGGAATTTAGTTAGATGGTTTGTTGAACTTAGCTCTGTTATGAAGATTTGGTTAGCGAGTCGAAAACGGTTGAAGTATTGGATGCAGTTAGAGGGTTTGTTGTTTACTCCTGTTTATAGTTTCAGAACGCATTTTGCCGTGGATATGAAGAACAAGTTTGGACGTGATGCAACTGCTTCTAATTATTGA